In a single window of the Novosphingobium sp. IK01 genome:
- a CDS encoding chemotaxis protein CheD, with protein MFHKPILPHPHGLDRVTVMQGQALASGDKNLEYSTVLGSCVATCLYDPEAHVGGMNHFLLAEPPPGYGGSSLDEHYGLYLMELLVNEMMAKGARKSKLKAHLYGGANVNRNMMKIGTVNAEFARRFLKDEGIVLMREDLGGTQARRVDFRPASGQVRLRTVEDRLAPPVQPTARPAKALGDVDFF; from the coding sequence ATGTTTCACAAACCCATTCTTCCCCACCCCCACGGCCTCGACCGCGTGACGGTGATGCAGGGCCAGGCCCTGGCCAGCGGCGACAAGAACCTGGAATATTCCACCGTTCTGGGCAGTTGTGTGGCCACCTGTCTCTACGATCCCGAAGCCCACGTGGGCGGCATGAACCACTTCCTGCTGGCCGAGCCCCCGCCCGGCTATGGCGGGTCGTCGCTCGACGAGCACTACGGGCTCTATCTGATGGAACTGCTGGTCAACGAGATGATGGCAAAGGGCGCGCGCAAGTCGAAGCTCAAGGCGCATCTCTATGGCGGGGCCAACGTCAACCGCAACATGATGAAGATCGGCACGGTCAACGCCGAGTTCGCCCGCCGCTTCCTCAAGGATGAAGGCATCGTGCTCATGCGCGAGGATCTGGGCGGAACCCAGGCCCGCCGCGTCGATTTCCGCCCCGCTTCGGGTCAGGTCCGCCTCCGCACGGTGGAAGACCGGCTCGCGCCTCCCGTGCAACCCACCGCTCGTCCCGCCAAGGCGCTGGGCGATGTCGATTTTTTCTGA
- a CDS encoding chemotaxis protein CheW gives MIRELITFEVEGQVFGLDIMAIREIRAWTPTTRLPRVPHYVAGVVNLRGTVLPVVDLAARLGWRATEPTPRHAIIVTQLGTQIGGWIVDSVSDIVTVPDEAMQPPPPASGNDTVVPFLDGLAAIEDKMVMVLNLAALADSDSMAEAA, from the coding sequence ATGATCCGCGAGTTGATCACCTTCGAGGTGGAGGGCCAGGTTTTCGGGCTCGACATCATGGCCATCCGGGAAATCCGCGCCTGGACCCCGACCACGCGCCTGCCGCGTGTACCCCATTACGTGGCCGGCGTGGTCAACTTGCGCGGCACGGTGCTGCCGGTGGTCGATCTGGCCGCCCGGCTGGGCTGGCGCGCGACCGAACCGACCCCGCGCCACGCGATCATCGTGACCCAGCTGGGCACGCAGATCGGCGGCTGGATCGTCGATTCGGTGAGCGACATCGTGACCGTCCCGGACGAGGCGATGCAGCCCCCGCCGCCCGCTTCGGGCAACGACACCGTCGTCCCCTTCCTCGATGGCCTGGCCGCGATCGAGGACAAGATGGTCATGGTGCTCAACCTCGCGGCGCTGGCCGACAGCGATTCGATGGCCGAGGCGGCCTGA
- a CDS encoding response regulator, translating to MTTTTRILTVDDSPSMRALLNHALTSQGFDVSQAEDGIAALDWLALNEVDVVITDINMPRLDGFGLIERLREGSRHRDRPILVLTTESSEEKKARARAAGATGWIVKPFDPAKLVAAVRRVSH from the coding sequence ATGACCACCACCACCCGTATCCTGACCGTAGACGACAGCCCGTCGATGCGGGCCCTGCTCAACCACGCGCTCACCTCGCAAGGCTTCGATGTCTCGCAGGCCGAAGACGGCATCGCCGCGCTCGACTGGCTGGCGCTCAATGAAGTCGACGTGGTGATCACCGACATCAACATGCCCCGGCTGGACGGGTTCGGGCTGATCGAGCGCCTGCGCGAAGGCAGCCGCCACCGCGACCGCCCGATCCTGGTGCTCACCACCGAAAGCTCGGAAGAAAAGAAGGCCCGCGCGCGCGCCGCCGGGGCCACCGGCTGGATCGTCAAGCCCTTCGATCCGGCCAAGCTCGTCGCCGCAGTGCGCCGCGTGTCGCACTGA
- a CDS encoding CheR family methyltransferase has protein sequence MSVHSAFEVAMPGVSPGVYDAADFQAISEIAHREVGIVLPPGKAMLVYSRLAPLVRDSGCQTFAAYVMRIREDTAERTRAICALTTNHTFFYRESHHFEHFAREIRPRLIEQLERGGRVRMWSAGCSSGEEVWSLVMTLLGPDRNAGLQLARRDIRVLASDIATHAITKAQAARYRQEDLNPVPEPLRRAWTVPDGAEATIAPEAQALLRFRHLNLLGDWPMAGTFDVIFCRNVMIYFDTPTKERLVARFAEKLPPGGHLYIGHSERVTGPALGTLANTGPTIYERRAA, from the coding sequence ATGAGCGTCCATTCCGCCTTTGAAGTCGCGATGCCCGGCGTCAGTCCGGGGGTCTACGACGCCGCCGACTTTCAGGCGATCAGCGAGATCGCCCACCGCGAGGTGGGGATCGTGCTGCCGCCGGGCAAGGCGATGCTGGTCTATTCGCGCCTGGCCCCGCTGGTGCGCGATTCGGGCTGCCAGACCTTTGCCGCCTATGTCATGCGCATCCGCGAGGACACCGCCGAGCGGACCCGCGCGATCTGCGCGCTGACCACCAACCACACGTTCTTCTACCGCGAATCGCACCATTTCGAGCACTTCGCGCGCGAGATCCGCCCGCGCCTGATCGAACAGCTCGAACGCGGTGGCCGGGTGCGGATGTGGTCGGCGGGCTGTTCGAGCGGCGAGGAAGTCTGGTCGCTGGTCATGACCCTGCTCGGCCCCGACCGCAACGCCGGGCTGCAACTGGCCCGGCGCGACATCCGCGTGCTGGCCAGCGACATCGCCACCCACGCGATCACCAAGGCCCAGGCCGCACGCTACCGGCAGGAAGACCTCAACCCGGTGCCCGAGCCCCTGCGCCGCGCCTGGACCGTGCCCGACGGCGCGGAGGCCACCATCGCCCCGGAAGCCCAGGCGCTCCTGCGCTTCCGCCACCTCAACCTGCTGGGGGACTGGCCCATGGCCGGCACCTTCGACGTGATCTTCTGCCGGAACGTCATGATCTATTTCGACACCCCGACCAAGGAACGGCTGGTGGCCCGCTTTGCCGAAAAGCTCCCGCCCGGCGGCCACCTCTACATCGGCCACAGCGAGCGGGTGACCGGCCCGGCGCTGGGCACTTTGGCCAATACCGGCCCCACGATCTACGAGAGGAGGGCGGCATGA
- a CDS encoding chemotaxis response regulator protein-glutamate methylesterase codes for MTIRVVIVEDSPTMRAILTNRLSREPDIEVVAAAANAAEGRQMIRELDPDVVTLDVEMPGMNGLDFLEKIMQLRPTPVIIVSGATQKGADTTARALALGAVDCFAKSELGGGGSAFGDGDQLAAMIRSASKVRFAPRQAPPPAASTARVASQARLSIVDRPRLIAIGSSTGGVEALQTLLGDFPVDCPPTMIVQHINERFAPAVARTLDQNCPPRVQLAEPDMPLREGNVYLAPGDDRHLGVGGTSQLHAKLRRGEPVSGHVPSVDVLFASVAELVGAQAVGILLTGMGSDGAKGLLAMAQKGARTIAQDEATCTVFGMPRAAISLGAAKVIAPIGHIARHAFHKAA; via the coding sequence ATGACGATCCGCGTGGTGATTGTCGAGGATTCGCCCACGATGCGCGCGATCCTCACCAACCGGCTCTCGCGCGAGCCCGACATCGAAGTCGTGGCCGCCGCCGCCAATGCCGCCGAAGGGCGCCAGATGATCCGCGAGCTGGACCCCGACGTGGTCACCCTCGACGTGGAAATGCCCGGCATGAACGGGCTCGATTTCCTCGAAAAGATCATGCAGCTGCGCCCGACCCCGGTGATCATCGTCTCGGGCGCGACGCAGAAGGGCGCCGATACCACCGCCCGCGCGCTCGCGCTCGGCGCGGTCGACTGCTTCGCCAAGAGCGAACTGGGTGGCGGGGGCAGCGCCTTTGGCGATGGCGACCAGCTGGCCGCCATGATCCGCTCGGCCTCCAAGGTGCGCTTTGCCCCGCGCCAGGCCCCGCCGCCCGCGGCCTCGACCGCGCGCGTGGCCAGCCAGGCGCGCCTCTCGATCGTCGACCGCCCGCGCCTGATCGCGATCGGCTCGTCGACCGGCGGGGTCGAGGCACTCCAGACCCTCCTGGGCGATTTCCCCGTCGATTGCCCGCCCACGATGATCGTCCAGCACATCAACGAGCGTTTTGCCCCCGCCGTGGCGCGCACGCTCGACCAGAATTGCCCGCCGCGCGTCCAGCTGGCCGAACCGGACATGCCGCTGCGCGAGGGCAACGTCTATCTGGCGCCGGGCGATGATCGCCATCTGGGCGTGGGCGGCACCAGCCAGCTCCATGCCAAGCTGCGACGCGGCGAGCCGGTGTCCGGCCATGTGCCCTCGGTCGACGTGCTGTTCGCCTCGGTCGCCGAACTGGTCGGCGCCCAGGCGGTGGGCATCCTGCTCACCGGCATGGGCTCGGACGGGGCCAAGGGCCTGCTGGCCATGGCCCAGAAAGGCGCGCGCACCATCGCCCAGGACGAGGCCACCTGCACCGTCTTTGGCATGCCGCGCGCGGCGATCTCGCTGGGGGCGGCCAAAGTCATCGCGCCGATCGGGCATATCGCCCGCCACGCCTTCCACAAGGCTGCCTGA